The segment ATGCCCAGCGCCTGCTCGATGTAGTACGCAGGGCCGCCGCGGAACTCGCCGTCCTCGCCGCGCACCTTCCAGATCTGGGCGAGCGTGGACTCGACGAATGCGGAAGCGGCGCCGATCATGGACATGACCCACATCCAGAACACCGCACCGGGACCTCCCGTGGCGATCGCCGTGGCCACGCCGGCGATGTTGCCGGTCCCCACGCGGCTTGCGGTGGACACCATCAGCGCCTGGAACGACGACACGGCGTCGTGGCCGTCCACGTGCTTTTTCTCGGTGAGGACCGTGAACATGTCCTTGAAGTAGCGGAACTGGACGAACTTCGTCCTGACCGAGAAATACGCACCGGCGATGATCAGCAGGAACACCAGCAGGTACGTGTACATGACGGTGTCGATCTGATCGGTCAGGCTAACCCAGAACTCCATACGCCTCCCCTTCTCAAAGTAACGAAACAATGACGCACATTGTATCGTTTCTTCATGATTTGGGAAGCGAGCAGTTCGCAACGGGGCCGCGCACCGCGACCCCGGCCGATGGCGAGGGGCTAGATCTCGTAGCTGGTGGAGTGCTTCTTGGCGGACTGGCGCACGTTCACTTCCTGGCCGCGCACCGACACGCGCGAGTTGGGGGGCACCGACTCGGTCACAAACGCGCTGCCCGCGATGATGGAACCCGCCCCCACCACCGTCTCGCCGCCGAGAACCGAGGCGTTGGAGTAGATGGTGACGTTGTCCTCGATCGTGGGATGGCGCTTGACGCCCGAGAGCTTCTGACCGCCGCGGGTGGAAAGCGCCCCCAAGGTCACGCCCTGGTAGATCTTGACGTGGTCGCCGATGCGCGTGGTCTCCCCGATCACCACGCCCGTCGCGTGGTCGATGAAGAAGTACTCGCCCACCTGGGCGCCCGCGTTCAGATCCACGCCCGTTCCCTGATGGGCGTACTCGGTCATGATGCGGGGGATGAGCGGCACCCGCAGAAGGTACAGCTCATGGGCGATGCGGTACACCGTGATGGCGAAGAAGCCCGGGTAGCAGAAGATGATCTCTTCCTTGCTCTGGGCGGCCGGATCGCCGTCGAACGCGGCCTGCACGTCTTTGAGCAGCATCGACTGCAGGTACGGGATGCGTGCGAGGAAGGTCTTGGTGATGCGCCTCGCCTCGCCTTCGGCCGCATGGAACGACAGCGTTTCGGAGTCGCGGAACAGAAGCGCCTCGCGCACCTGGACGAACAGGGCGTCCCCCACGCGGTCGAGCATGCTGCCGGCGAAGTACTCCAGGTTCGAGCACGCGGCCATGTCGTCGATGAAGTACCGGGGGAACATGATGGTGCGCACGTCCTTGACGATTTCGATGACCTTCTTGCGGCTGGGGAAATGCCGATCGGGACGCGTGAAGAACACGTCGCCCGCCTCGTAGTTCTCCATAATGCCGCGAACCGTTCCCTCTAGATCCTCGCGATGCATGGGACACCCTCGTTTCAAAAAGCCGTCGGATAACGCTGCCATCCTATCAGGTTTGCGCGCGATGGCCGAGCTTTTACACCCGAACAACGCGCCCCCAGGCCCCGAACGGCCCCAGGGGCCCGCCTGTGCAGCGAGGCCATCCCGCACCCTCCCTTGGCAGCGGCGAGAAGGGGCGGGAAAGGCGGATGCGCGCCCGGCCCTTCGGGAAAGCCGCTAGAAGGCGGCGAAACGGCGGTGGCGCTGCTCGATGAGCTCGTCGGGAGTCAGAACGGACAGCTCCTCGATCTGCTCGATCAGAAACGAGCGGACCTCGGCCGCCGCCCTGTCCGGGTCGAGGTGCGCAGGACCCTCCCCCTCCGACAGCACGCGCTCGACAAGGCCCATGCGCGCGACCTCATCGGCGCTCATGCGCATCACGGCCGCCGCTTCGGGCGCCCGCGTGCGGTCCTTCCACAGGATCGAGGCGAACCCTTCGGGCGACAGCACCGAGTAGACGGCGTGCTTCTGCATGGCGACGCGGTTCGAGACGGCCAGGGCAAGCGCCCCGCCCGAGCCGCCTTCGCCGATGAGCACGCTGACCACGGGAACCTTCAGGCCGGCCATGGCCACCAGGTTCTCGGCGATGGCGTTTCCCTGGCCGCGCATCTCGGCCTCCGCCCCGCAGAAGGCCCCCTGGGTGTCAACCAGGCACACGATGGGACGGCCGAACTTCTCGGCCTGGCGCATCAGGCGCAGGCTCTTGCGGTAGCCCTCGGGCTGCGGGCACCCGAAGTTGCGCGCCACGCGCTCGCGGACGTCGGCCCCCTTCTCCTGCGCGATCACCGTGACCGGGCATCCGGCCAACCAGGCCACGCCGCCCACGATGGCCCCGTCGTCGCCGAACATGCGGTCGCCGTGCAGCTCTTGGAAACCGTCGAAGATGCGCTCGATGTAGCGCATCGCCGTGGGACGGTTCACGTTGCGGGCCAGCTGAACGCTCTCCCACGCCGCGCTCGCATCGGCCGCCGCGGCCTTCTCGCGGGGAAGCGCGACGCGCTCGGGTGCGTGCCGCTCGCGCTCCGCTCGGGCGCGGGCCCATGCGGTGACGGGAGAGGCCGCGAACCGCATCGCCCCCACCCCGCGCCCAACCAAACCCGCGATCGAGCCTATGACGCTGCGCACCGTGAGGTCCGCCGCATCCACCACGACCGGGATCCGTCCGTAGGTCACGTAGTTGAAGGTCCCCTGGCCCGACTCGAGGGCCTGGCACACGCCCTCGTAGCTGACGATGGCCTTGGTGCAGCGCGCACCGCTCCCGTCGACCGCGCCCGGAGCGACGGAAGCGTCCAGGCAGGAAGCCGCGTGAACGGCCAGGAGGTGGGCCAGGGAGCTGCGCATCCGCTCACGCGGGACCACGGCGTCGATCAGGCCGTGCTCGAGGGCGAATTCGGCGGTCTGGAACCCTTCGGGCAGCTCCTGGCGTATCGTGTCCTGGATGACGCGCTTGCCGGCGAACCCGATGAGCGCCCGCGGCTCGGCCACGACGATGTCTCCCTGCAGCGCGAACGACGCGGTCACTCCCCCGGTGGTCGGATCGGTGACGACCGAGATGTAGAGCAGGCGCGCGCGGCTGTGGCGCTCGACGGCGCACGACACCTTCGCCATCTGCATGAGCGAGACGAGCCCCTCCTGCATGCGGGCTCCGCCCGAAGCGCAGAACACGATCACGGGCAGGCCCTCTTCGGTCGCGCGGTCGAACGTGCGCGCGACCTTCTCGCCCACGACCGAGCCCATCGATCCCATGAAGAAGGTCGAATCCATCACGGCGAGCGCCGCCCGTATCCCCGCGATGCTGCCCACCCCGCAGCGAACCGCCTCTTCGAGGCCGGTTTTCGCACGCTGCGCGGCCAACTTGTCCCGATACCCCGGGAAATCCAGCGGGTCGGTCTGCTCGACGCCGCAAAACCACTCCTCGAAGCTGCCCATGTCCAGCAAGTCGTCGATGCGCTGCTGGGACGTCATGCGCATCGGGCCCCCGCAATGCGGGCAGGTGTAGTGGCTCGAGGCAATGCGGACCTCTTCGAACGACAGGCCGCAGTGGGGGCAGGCGCGCCACGACTCGGGCTGGTCGTAGGTTTTCTCGGTCGAGCACTCGGTCCAGCCCAGAAGCGGGTGGCGCCCGTCGAGCGGAGCGTACACCTTCAAGCCCCGCTGGGCCGCCCTGAACAGGAACAGATCGACCGATGCGAGGGCTATCGCCTCGCCGCACAGGAAGACCGCCGTGGCCCCGCACGCCTCGGCGGCGGTGAGGACGGCGTGGGCATTGGAGAACAGCTGGCTGGAGTAACGGTCGCCGATGCACACCGTGCCCTTGGCGAAGCGCAGGTGGGACTGGTTGCCATGATCGGCCGTGAACGGCGCGAACGGGGCCATGCCCGACGACGCCACGGCCGAGATCACCTCGCGGGCGTCGCGCCCGCGCACCATCACCAGAACCGGGGGGCCGTCGAGTTCGACCGAAGACGCCGAGTGCGGCCGAGCCTCGACCGACGTGTAGGCGGAAAGGCCCGCCGAGCGCACGGCGTTGGGAGCGGACAGCGCGTCGGGGCAGACCAGCTCCTCGCCGATGCGGTTGAGGCGGTAGACGACGTCGCAGCCCTTCGCCGCGGGCTCGCCCTTCAATCGCCGGACCCCTCCGTCGGGCGCGTAGGTGACGTAACTGCGTTTGGCCATGGTGACCGATACCCTCCTCGATATCCCGCTATGCCCGCTCGGGCGCAGCAAGCACGTATTTCTGCGTCGCCGTGGCGCACACCTCGCCGTTCACGAGCGCGGTCGTTTCGGCGACGCACAGGCGCGACGACGACTTCACGATCGTCGCCTCGAGGCGCAGCACGTCGCCCGGAACCACCTGGCGGCGGAACTTCGCCCCGTCTATCCCCGTGAGGAACCCTATGGCTCCCTGCGAGGAGCGTCCCAGCAGGATGGAGATCGACGCCGCCTGGGCGAGCGCCTCCATGATGATGACGCCGGGAAGCACCGGATGGGCGGGGAAATGCCCCTGGAACAGCGCGAGGGATTCGTCAACATCGAGCTCGGCGACGATCGACGCGCCCGGGTCGCACGCGACCACGCGCGATACCCAGAGGAACGGGTCGCGGTGCGGCAGGATCGATTCGATCAGGTCGCGCCCGAAGGGGGGCTCGACGGCCGGGAAAGCGGATTCGGTCTGCATACCCGCCCCCTATCGCGCTTCGTACGGGGAGAACGCGAGGCAGGCGTTGTGCCCGCCGAATCCCAGCGAGTTCGACAGGGCCACCTTCTGCCTGACGCCGCGGATCGCGCTGCCCGCCACCACCGACACCGGGCATTCGGGGTCGGGCTGGGCGTAGCCGGCGGTCGGCGGCACCGTGTCGGAGGCGACCGACAGGGCGCACACAATGGCCTCGAGGGCGCCGGCGGCTCCCAGGGCATGGCCCACCGTCCCCTTGATCGAGGTCACGGGAACGCTCGAGGCGTCCCCGCCGCACAGGCTGACGAGCGCGCGCGCCTCGGTCGAATCGTTGGCGAGGGTGCCGGTTCCGTGTGCGTTCAGGTGCCCCAGGTCGTCAGGTGAAAACCCGCCCTCCTCGAGCGCCATCCTCATCGCGCGCTCGATGGCCTTCCCCTCGGGGTCGGGAGCGGTCATGTGGTAGGCGTCGCCCGTGCATCCGTACCCCGTGATCTCGGCGATGACGGTCGCGCCGCGCTCCAGCGCGTGCTCGAGCGACTCGATCACCAAGGCCCCGGCGCCCTCGCCGGCGACGAACCCCGCGCGGCGGGCGTCGAACGGAAGCGAGGCGGCCCGGGGGTCGGACGATTTCGACAGCGCACCGAGGTTCGAGAAGCCCGCGATGCATATGGGGCTCACAGCCTCTTCGGTTCCGCCGGCAAGCGCGATGTCGGCATAGCCGTGGCGGATGTCGCGCACGGCGTGCCCGATGCAGTTCGTGCCGGTCGCGCACGCGGTGACGATGTCGAGGCACGAGCCTTTCATCCCGTAGCGTATCGCGAGGCTGCCCGCGGCGATGTTGCCGATCATCGTGGGTATGAACAGCGGGCTCACGCGCTTGGGGCCCTTGTCGAACAGCGTTTCGTACCCGCGCTCCAGCTCGTCGATGCCCCCGATGCCCGTACCGAACGAGACGGCGGCCCGATACGGGTCCTCGGCAGCCATGTCGAGGCCGGCCTGGGCCATCGCCTCGTCGCAGGCCACCATGGCGTACTGGACGAACCGATCCAGGCGGCGCGCCTCCTTCTTGCTCAGCCCGTGCTCGGTCGCGTCGAACCCGCGCACCTCGGCGGCAAGCGACACCTCGTAGCCTTCCGTGTCGAACGACGATATGGGCGCGATGCAGGTACGGCCCGCAGACACGGCGTCCCACAGCGCCGCCGTGCCCACGCCGGCCGCCGACACCGCCCCGGTTCCGGTTATGACGACGCGACGGGTCCCGTCGGCGCGGCGCAAAGCGCTCTTGTCGATGCCCTCGATCATAGCGACAACCCCCCATCGACGGTCAGCACCTGGCCGGTGATGTAGCCGGCCTCTTCGCTCGCGAGGAACACGACCGCGCGCGCGATGTCGGAGACGTGCCCGAAGCGGCCGACGGGGATCTCCTTGGCGATCGCCTCTTTCTGGGCGTCGGAAAGGGCGTCGGTCATGTCGGTTTCGATGAAGCCGGGCGCGATCGCGTTGGCCGTGACGTTGCGCGACGCGAGCTCTTTGGCAAGCGACAGCGTGAGGCCCACCACGCCCGCCTTCGAGGCGGCGTAGTTGGCCTGCCCCGCGTTGCCGTGCAGCCCCACGACGCTGCTCATCTGGATGAGGCGGCCGTAGCGCTGCTTGGCCATCACCTTGGCGGCCGCCTTGCAGCAGTTGAACGTCCCCTTGAGGTTCACGTCGATAACCGCGTCGAAGTCCTCTTCCTTCATGCGGGCCACCAGCTTGTCGCGCGTGATGCCCGCGTTGTTCACCACCACGTCGAGCCGCCCGAACGCCTCGCAGGCGCGCTCGACGAGCTCGCGGGCCTCGTCGGCGAGCGCCACGTTGGCCGCGACGGCGATCGACCGCACGCCGTAGTCGGCGGCGAGGCTGTCGGAAAACGCGGTCGCATCCGCCAGGCCCTTATCCGACGAGCAGTTCACGCACACATCGTATCCCGCGCGGGCGAGCTGGACGGCCACCTCGCGCCCGATCCCGCGCGCAGAGCCCGTGACCAGCGCGCTGCGCCTCGTCTCGGTCGTTTCGGTATCCACCATGAGAGCTCCTTTCCTGTCTGCGGGCCGACGCTATCCGCGTCCCGCAAACGCGCCCTGCGCCGCCAGCGCGAGGCAATCGTCGAACGACGCGCGGTCCTGAACGCACATGCGCGCCGCATCCTTATCGATGCGCCTGATCAAACCTGTCAGCACCCCGCCGAAGCCGACCTCGACGTACGAAGACGCCCCCGAGGCGGACAGCAGGTCGATGCTCTGGGAGAACCTCACCGCGCTCACCAGATGGCGGGCCAGGTGGTCGCGCACCGTCGAAGCGGACAGCGGACGGGCGTCGACGTTGCAGATCAAGGGCATGCGCGGCTCGCAGAACGCCACGCTTTCCAGATACGCCGAGAACGGCTCGAGCGCATCGCCCATCAGGGGGCTGTGGAAGGCCCCCGAGGTCGGAAGGCGCGAGAAGCGCCCGCCGCGAGCGGCCCATGCCTCCTCCGCCCGCCCGATGGCGCCGACCGATCCCGAAACAACGATCTGACCCGGGCAGTTGAAGTTAGCCGCGACCAGAACCTCGCCCTGCGCGCACTGCGATACGAGGGCCTCGACCGCGTCCTCGTCGGCTTTCAGGAGCGCCGACATGGCGCCGGGGTTCGCGTCGGCCGCCTCTCCCATGAGCCGCGCGCGCACCGATGCGAGGGACAGCGCCTGCTCGTCGGTGAGCATGTCGGAAAGCGCCAGCGCCGAAACCTGCCCGAGCGAAAACCCCACGAGCGCCGAGGGCTCGACGCCGCGGGACCGCAGCGCGCGCCCGACCGCAATCGACAGCGTCGCGATCGCCGCCTGGGCACTGCGCGTGTCGTTCAGCGCCGACGGATCCCCCTGCGCAGAGCACAGGGCCGCCACATCGAGGCCAAACACGTCGGAGGCGCACTCGAATACGACTGCGACCTCGGGAATGTCCATCAGATCCGCGCCCATGCCGGGGCGCTGGGAACCCTGTCCCGAGCATGCGAAGACCGGGCCCGCCGCCAACCGAAGGGGTTCACATGCGGGTTGTACTGCTTGATTGGATGTCATGGGACCCTTTCTCGCCTAGGTTAGCTGCGCCCTTTCCGCATTCAGCGCAGCGAGCGCCTCGAGGTGCCCTCCTCCCAGCCTCCGAGCCTCGTCGACCATGCGGTCCACGACCTCTGCGGCCGATCCGCACTCGGAAACCAATCCGGCCACCTGGCCCGCCATAACCGATCCCCCGTCGACGTCGCCTTCGACGGCGCGCTTGAGCGAGCCCACGTAGAGCCCCTCGAGCTCGTCTGCGCACGAGGCGTCGAGCTCGAGTTGGCGGACGCGGCGCGAGAAGCGGTTCTTCAGGCAGCGGACGGGATGGCCCGATCCGCGGCCGGTGACGATGGTGTCGGAATCCTTCGCATCGAGGACGCGCTGCTTGTACGCGTCGTCCACCGAGCATTCGCTTACCGTGAGGAAGCGCGTGCCCACCTGGACGCCCTCGGCCCCCAGCGCGAACGCCGCCAGCATGCCGCGCCCGTCGGCGATGCCGCCCGCCCCGATCACGGGGATGGACACGGCTCGCACGACCGAGGGGATGAGCGCCATCGTGGTCAGCTCGCCCACATGGCCGCCCGCCTCGGTGCCTTCGGCGACCACCGCATCGGCGCCGAGGCGCTCCATGCGGCGGGCAAGCGCCGCGGAGGCGACGACGGGGACCACCTTGATGCCCGCTTCCTTCCACATGCCCATGAAGGCCGACGGGCTTCCCGCACCCGTGGTCACCACGTCGATGCGCAGGTCGCACAGAAGCCGCGCGAGTTCGGCGGCGTTGGGATCCATCAGCATGACGTTGGCGCCCAGGGGCTTCGACGTCTTCTCGCGAGCCAGCCCGACCTGCTGAGCGACCCATTCGAGGGGCGCGCCCCCGCACGCGATGATGCCCAGGCCGCCGGCTTCGCTGACCGCAGCGGCGAGGCTCGCATCGGCGATGCGGGCCATGGCCCCCTGCACGACGGGCTTCTCGATCCCCAGGATGTCGGTAACGCGCGTCCTCATGCGACCGACCGCTTACAGGGAGTCGATGTAGGAAACCATGTCGCCGATGGTTTCGATGCCCTCGGGCTCGCCGAACTCGATGTCGAGCTTCTCTTCGATGTCGCAGATGAGCTCGACCATGTCCAGCGAGTCGATGCCCAGCGAGTCGAGCGTCGCGTCGGCGGTGACGGCCGCCTCGTCGATGTCGAGGTTCTCGGCGAGGGTGGACTTGATGACGTCGAGGGTTGCCATGTTCGTTTTCCTTTCGTTCGTGATAAATAGTTAGATGATCTAACCAATGCCATAGTAGGGGCGCAAACGGGCCGCCGCAAGAACCTCCATCATTTCTCGCGAACAGCGGGGCGCCTACGCGCGGGAGTCGAAGAACTCCTTCAGCTTGCTCAGCGCTTCTGCCAGCACCTTCGCCTCCCGATCGTCCAGCTCGGACAGCGCGGCCGAAAGCATCTCCTCGTGGAAGATGCGATGCGCGCGATAGACCTTGCGCCCGCGCGCCGTGAGCGAGAGCAGCACCTTGCGCCGATCGGCCTCGTCGCGCTCGCGCCGCACGAAGCCCTGGGCCTCCAGCTTCTTCACCGCCGACGTGAGCGTGGCCAGCGTGATGCCCAGCCGGTTCGCGGCGACGTTCATGGGGTTGCGCTCGTACATGCCCACCGCCACGATCGTATGGACGTCGGTGATGGACAGCCCCTCGGTGAAGCGGTTCTGAAGGGCCTGCTCTTCGACGCGCAGGATCGAATTGAAGGTCCCCGACAAAAGCTCGTCCAAGTCGAGGTTCCGATCGAGCAGATGCTGGTAGTTCTCGGACACGGACCCTCCCGGAATCTTCGACGGCCTTTGCGGCGCGCTCTGCCGAACGCGAGTGGAAGTAGCGTGGATTTTGCCCCGCTCCTCCCGACACGCACAGATTAGTTAGATAATCAAAGTAAATCTAGACCCGTCGACGCATATCGACATTTTTTACGCAATTCGACCGAGGGGGGCACGTGGGCTGCACCATCACGGGCTGCGGAAAGGCCGCGCCGAAGCTGGTCGTGACGAACGACGACCTCGCACACCTGGTAGACACCGACGACGAATGGATCGTGCAGCGCACGGGCATCCGCGCACGGCGCATCGCGCAGGGCGAATCCGCTACCGACCTCGCGGTTGCCGCAGCCGAAGCCGCCTTGGGAATCGAATCCGACAGCGCGGTGGAGCGAAGCGGATGGAGACGCCCCGCGTCGGGCTCCAAGGCCGTCGACCCCGCGTCGATCGACCTCGTTATCTGCATGACCATCAGCCCCGATGCAGCCATGCCCTCGCAAGCCGCCCTCGTGCGCCGGCGCCTGGGCGCCCAGCGCGCCGTGTGCTTCGACCTGAACGCGGCCTGCTCGGGCTGCGTGTACGGCCTGAGCGTGGCCGAGAGCATGATGGCCGCCGCCAACGCGCCCGGCAGCGCGCGCAACCCTTTGAGGCGGGCGCTGGTGATCGGCGTCGAGCGGCTCAGCCGCGTGGTGGATTGGTCCGACCGGTCGACCTGCATCCTGTTCGGCGACGGAGCCGGCGCCGTCCTTCTGGAATGGTCCGACGCCGAAACGGGCATCCGCTCGACGTTCCTCAGAAACACCGACGATATCGACGGGGTGCTGACGCTCGGGGCCGGGCGCAAAGACGACCTCCCCCCGCTGTTCGCGGCGCTGGCCGCCGAGCAGGCATCCGCTCGACAGAGCGCAGGCCCCGCCAAAGCGGCGCCCGGTTTCGAAAAGAGCGCTGATCAAGCGCCCGAAAGCGCGCTCGACCCGCAAGGGTTCCCCCCGCACATCGCGATGAGCGGCCAGGCCGTGTTCCGCTTCGCCACCGCCGCGGTCGTCGAGGCCATCGAAGAGGCCTGCGCGCGGGCGGGCGCAGACGTCGACGAGGTGGACCTGATCGTCCCCCACCAGGCCAACGAGCGCATCATCCGCTACGCCGCGAAGAAGCTGGGGCTTCCGATGGAGCGCTTCCAGCTTTCCATCGAATCGTCCGCCAACACCTCGGCCGCGAGCGCTCTCATGGCCCTGACCGACGCTTTGGTGCAGGAGAGGCTCCGCGTCGGGGACACGGCGGTCATGGTCGGTTTCGGCGGCGGCCTGACCGCCGGATCGGTTCTTTTCCATCTTTAGGGAAAACCCTACGTAATCCTTTTCGAGAATAAACGAGAGCCGCACTTTTACGAAACGGCAACGGAAACGCCCTTCCCCTAAACCCTACGATTCCCCCTTCAAAACCGCCTGGTTATCAGCTCGCCACGTTGATAACCAGGCTTTTTGTCATTACTATGACCGCATTGCCAACAGAATGGCAACGAAAAGGGGGATCCGGGGCGCGGCAGACGAGCCGAAGCGCTTCGGGAGACGGACGAAAAGGATGGTTCATGAGGGGGCGGACGATCGTCGCGGTTCTCGCGGGCGCAGCCTGCGCTGTCCAAGGGGCGCTTGCCGCATGGGGTAGCGGACACGCGCTGCTCAGGCCTCCCGGGGCCCAGGGAGAGCGCGACTTCGCGGCCCGCTGCGTGCGCTGCGGCAAATGTATGCTCGCCTGCCCCTACACCGCCATCGTCGCCGCGGGGTTCGACGCGGGCATGTCCCAGGGAACGCCCTGCATCGACGCGCGGGAGCAGGCATGCCGGCTGTGCGCCGACACTCCCTGCGTCAGGGCCTGCCCCACCGGGGCGCTGCGCGATATCGACGAGGTCGCCGACATCCGCATGGGGACCGCCGTCATCGACGAGGACCGCTGCCTTTCCTATCGAAGCCTGCGATGCGAGGTGTGCTACCGCACCTGCCCCCTCATCGATTCGGCCATATCCATCGAGTACTCGATGCGGGAAGGCGATGCGATCCACGCGACGTTCGCACCCGTGATCAACGAGGAGAACTGCGTCGGATGCGGGCTGTGCGTGGAGCGCTGCCCCGTAGACGACGGAGGGCCCGCCATCGCCGTCAAACCGCGCGCCGAACGCTGAGCCGCGCTCGATCAGGTTTTTCCGCGGCTCGCCCGCGTCAGGAACACGTAAACGGAGGGATAACCATGGATCTGACACGACGTTCATTCGTCAAGGCGACGGCCGTCGCCCTCGCCAGCGCTGCCGCCGGGGGCAGCAGCGCCGCCCTTTCCGGGTGCGCACCCCGCTCGCTTTCCGAAGAGACCAAGATGCACCAGGCGGTCTGCCGTTTCTGCGGCTGCGGCTGCGGCGTTCTGTGCGAATCGAGGAACGGCAAGCTCATCTCGGTCACGGGCGACCCGGACAACGGATCGAACCGGGGGCTCAACTGCATCAAGGGATACTACCTCGCCAAGATCCTCTACGGGAAAGACCGCATCGTCAAACCGCTCATCCGCGACGACGCCTCCACCAAGGGAACCGACGAGGGCCTGCGCGAGGCGACTTGGACCGAAGCGCTCGAGCTGGTGTCCGGCAAGCTGCGCGAAACCTGGAAGAACGACAAGAGCCGCCTGGCGTTTTGGGGGTCGGGTCAGCAGCCCATCCTCGAAGGGTA is part of the Berryella intestinalis genome and harbors:
- the fabF gene encoding beta-ketoacyl-ACP synthase II yields the protein MIEGIDKSALRRADGTRRVVITGTGAVSAAGVGTAALWDAVSAGRTCIAPISSFDTEGYEVSLAAEVRGFDATEHGLSKKEARRLDRFVQYAMVACDEAMAQAGLDMAAEDPYRAAVSFGTGIGGIDELERGYETLFDKGPKRVSPLFIPTMIGNIAAGSLAIRYGMKGSCLDIVTACATGTNCIGHAVRDIRHGYADIALAGGTEEAVSPICIAGFSNLGALSKSSDPRAASLPFDARRAGFVAGEGAGALVIESLEHALERGATVIAEITGYGCTGDAYHMTAPDPEGKAIERAMRMALEEGGFSPDDLGHLNAHGTGTLANDSTEARALVSLCGGDASSVPVTSIKGTVGHALGAAGALEAIVCALSVASDTVPPTAGYAQPDPECPVSVVAGSAIRGVRQKVALSNSLGFGGHNACLAFSPYEAR
- a CDS encoding acetyl-CoA carboxylase carboxyl transferase subunit; its protein translation is MAKRSYVTYAPDGGVRRLKGEPAAKGCDVVYRLNRIGEELVCPDALSAPNAVRSAGLSAYTSVEARPHSASSVELDGPPVLVMVRGRDAREVISAVASSGMAPFAPFTADHGNQSHLRFAKGTVCIGDRYSSQLFSNAHAVLTAAEACGATAVFLCGEAIALASVDLFLFRAAQRGLKVYAPLDGRHPLLGWTECSTEKTYDQPESWRACPHCGLSFEEVRIASSHYTCPHCGGPMRMTSQQRIDDLLDMGSFEEWFCGVEQTDPLDFPGYRDKLAAQRAKTGLEEAVRCGVGSIAGIRAALAVMDSTFFMGSMGSVVGEKVARTFDRATEEGLPVIVFCASGGARMQEGLVSLMQMAKVSCAVERHSRARLLYISVVTDPTTGGVTASFALQGDIVVAEPRALIGFAGKRVIQDTIRQELPEGFQTAEFALEHGLIDAVVPRERMRSSLAHLLAVHAASCLDASVAPGAVDGSGARCTKAIVSYEGVCQALESGQGTFNYVTYGRIPVVVDAADLTVRSVIGSIAGLVGRGVGAMRFAASPVTAWARARAERERHAPERVALPREKAAAADASAAWESVQLARNVNRPTAMRYIERIFDGFQELHGDRMFGDDGAIVGGVAWLAGCPVTVIAQEKGADVRERVARNFGCPQPEGYRKSLRLMRQAEKFGRPIVCLVDTQGAFCGAEAEMRGQGNAIAENLVAMAGLKVPVVSVLIGEGGSGGALALAVSNRVAMQKHAVYSVLSPEGFASILWKDRTRAPEAAAVMRMSADEVARMGLVERVLSEGEGPAHLDPDRAAAEVRSFLIEQIEELSVLTPDELIEQRHRRFAAF
- a CDS encoding nitronate monooxygenase, which translates into the protein MRTRVTDILGIEKPVVQGAMARIADASLAAAVSEAGGLGIIACGGAPLEWVAQQVGLAREKTSKPLGANVMLMDPNAAELARLLCDLRIDVVTTGAGSPSAFMGMWKEAGIKVVPVVASAALARRMERLGADAVVAEGTEAGGHVGELTTMALIPSVVRAVSIPVIGAGGIADGRGMLAAFALGAEGVQVGTRFLTVSECSVDDAYKQRVLDAKDSDTIVTGRGSGHPVRCLKNRFSRRVRQLELDASCADELEGLYVGSLKRAVEGDVDGGSVMAGQVAGLVSECGSAAEVVDRMVDEARRLGGGHLEALAALNAERAQLT
- the fabG gene encoding 3-oxoacyl-[acyl-carrier-protein] reductase, which translates into the protein MVDTETTETRRSALVTGSARGIGREVAVQLARAGYDVCVNCSSDKGLADATAFSDSLAADYGVRSIAVAANVALADEARELVERACEAFGRLDVVVNNAGITRDKLVARMKEEDFDAVIDVNLKGTFNCCKAAAKVMAKQRYGRLIQMSSVVGLHGNAGQANYAASKAGVVGLTLSLAKELASRNVTANAIAPGFIETDMTDALSDAQKEAIAKEIPVGRFGHVSDIARAVVFLASEEAGYITGQVLTVDGGLSL
- the fabZ gene encoding 3-hydroxyacyl-ACP dehydratase FabZ encodes the protein MQTESAFPAVEPPFGRDLIESILPHRDPFLWVSRVVACDPGASIVAELDVDESLALFQGHFPAHPVLPGVIIMEALAQAASISILLGRSSQGAIGFLTGIDGAKFRRQVVPGDVLRLEATIVKSSSRLCVAETTALVNGEVCATATQKYVLAAPERA
- a CDS encoding ACP S-malonyltransferase, with product MTSNQAVQPACEPLRLAAGPVFACSGQGSQRPGMGADLMDIPEVAVVFECASDVFGLDVAALCSAQGDPSALNDTRSAQAAIATLSIAVGRALRSRGVEPSALVGFSLGQVSALALSDMLTDEQALSLASVRARLMGEAADANPGAMSALLKADEDAVEALVSQCAQGEVLVAANFNCPGQIVVSGSVGAIGRAEEAWAARGGRFSRLPTSGAFHSPLMGDALEPFSAYLESVAFCEPRMPLICNVDARPLSASTVRDHLARHLVSAVRFSQSIDLLSASGASSYVEVGFGGVLTGLIRRIDKDAARMCVQDRASFDDCLALAAQGAFAGRG
- a CDS encoding acyl carrier protein; translated protein: MATLDVIKSTLAENLDIDEAAVTADATLDSLGIDSLDMVELICDIEEKLDIEFGEPEGIETIGDMVSYIDSL
- a CDS encoding serine O-acetyltransferase — its product is MENYEAGDVFFTRPDRHFPSRKKVIEIVKDVRTIMFPRYFIDDMAACSNLEYFAGSMLDRVGDALFVQVREALLFRDSETLSFHAAEGEARRITKTFLARIPYLQSMLLKDVQAAFDGDPAAQSKEEIIFCYPGFFAITVYRIAHELYLLRVPLIPRIMTEYAHQGTGVDLNAGAQVGEYFFIDHATGVVIGETTRIGDHVKIYQGVTLGALSTRGGQKLSGVKRHPTIEDNVTIYSNASVLGGETVVGAGSIIAGSAFVTESVPPNSRVSVRGQEVNVRQSAKKHSTSYEI
- a CDS encoding MarR family winged helix-turn-helix transcriptional regulator; the encoded protein is MSENYQHLLDRNLDLDELLSGTFNSILRVEEQALQNRFTEGLSITDVHTIVAVGMYERNPMNVAANRLGITLATLTSAVKKLEAQGFVRRERDEADRRKVLLSLTARGRKVYRAHRIFHEEMLSAALSELDDREAKVLAEALSKLKEFFDSRA